TTGTGCTCTCTCTTTCGCCTGATCGCGGGTTAGTTTACAATTCTGGTTAGGCCTAAAGCAaggtgtgtgtttgtgttttttgttttgttagcAGCTAGTGTTTTATTTTACAATTACCATTACGTGTGCCCCCCGATCCCATTGGCTCTGCTCCCTGTCCTGTGCGGCGCTTGAttgggggagagagagaggagccCCTATCTAGTCCGGCCTATAGATGGgcgttttgggtataaattcaattaaaataaCATACTCCATCATGGAATTGGAATCACATTGTTGCTTATGCAGTCGCCAGTGCAGGCCCAGCTTATGATATAGATGATTATTCTCCCATTCGAACAGTTTGTCCAGAGTGAGCTGTGTCTGTGGGCAACAGGTTAGAATATCTTCTATGTACTATGTATATTTACGCTATGCTTACGCGTTTGCTGAGACAGATGACGGGCCAGAGGGAGCAGCCGAGcgtgcaacagcagcagacgcAGCCACAGAAGAGCCACTTGACATTGACGGGCAGGGATTTCTTCAGAACTCCATTGATGCGACCCACAGTCGCCTTGAACTCCTCGGGGGCCACGCGCGACAGCAGGCCGCATGGAAACTCCGAATTGAAGCGATTGCTCAGACCAAATCTGTGAATATAGAACGAGAATTAAAGTATGGCTTATCGACTCTCCTCCTCGGCCTAGTGCGTCACATTTATCACGAATATTGCACCTCTACTAAACAGCTAACGTTTCTCTTATGCAACCGGCAGGCAATTGCCAGCTGGGGAAACAACAATGCACCCAGTAACAAGAGCGACCACCACCCCAACCCAAAAATGAGGTCAAACCGTATCAATAGAGCCGTGCTACAAAACAGGGCCTATCATAAAATTAGGTGGCACAGACCTTGAACTACATTTTCAATTGCATACAGAGAAAACAGAGTCCGTCTATTAATCTAGCATTTTATTGTTTGTCGACCACTTACACAGTCATATTGCCTGCGCCCCGAATAATGATGGGCTCGGGCACTGGCGCCACCGATTGATCCTGAAAGTGCTCCAACTCCTCCAGCTGCTCATCCTCGtagatggcatcgaaatcggAGAAAGACATAGTTTGGTTTGATGATTGCTCGCTGATAGGCCTGATAGGCGGCTAAGAGGAAGGCGAAGGCGTCACAGAAGACGGCAGGCGGCAGGTCAAAACATGTTTGGATATGTTCGTGCCTGCGTTTATTTCGAATAAAATTGTGTGCGTCTTCAGATGTCGTTGGAGGAGGAACCAGTGCCTTTGTTATTGGCGGCTGCTTCCGCCATACGCTTCGTCGTTGATCGCTTTTCTGATATGAGATGACGTCTTCCATTAGGGATTGGGCATGCAGGAGGGGGAGAGCAaagtttaaaataaaatgcatATTAAAATTGAAAAACAATGAAAACAAAACAGTATGGCGTTGTTCAATACTGGCCGCCGTCtgctttgttgttgctgccactgctgctgctgcgttgGAGGGAGGGGGATAGTCTTTTGACTCCAATACAAAGACAATTTCAATACtataagtttttttttttacattatAAGACCATGTCTACACGCAATATGTAGGCCAACAGCAGCTACAAAAAACGACACACGGCTACATACCTCC
This region of Drosophila miranda strain MSH22 chromosome 2, D.miranda_PacBio2.1, whole genome shotgun sequence genomic DNA includes:
- the LOC108154756 gene encoding cysteine-rich hydrophobic domain-containing protein 2 → MSFSDFDAIYEDEQLEELEHFQDQSVAPVPEPIIIRGAGNMTVFGLSNRFNSEFPCGLLSRVAPEEFKATVGRINGVLKKSLPVNVKWLFCGCVCCCCTLGCSLWPVICLSKRTQLTLDKLFEWENNHLYHKLGLHWRLHKQQCDSNSMMEYVILIEFIPKTPIYRPD